Proteins encoded in a region of the Natator depressus isolate rNatDep1 chromosome 23, rNatDep2.hap1, whole genome shotgun sequence genome:
- the KDM5C gene encoding lysine-specific demethylase 5C isoform X2, with protein MYQSGANLVCDARPFDSEEKDKEYKPHSIPLRQSVQPSKFNSYGRRAKRLQQEPEPTEEDIEKNPELKKLQIYGAGPKMLGLGLVAKDKTLRKKDKEGPECPPTVVVKEEPPGVDSRPEPPSPRPFLEVKEELRHSPEPCTKMTMRLRRSHGNTQFIDSYVCRICARGDEDDKLLLCDGCDDNYHIFCLLPPLPEIPKGVWRCPKCVMAECKRPPEAFGFEQATREYTLQSFGEMADAFKADYFNMPVHMVPTELVEKEFWRLVNSIEEDVTVEYGADIHSKEFGSGFPISDSKRRLCPEEEEYAASGWNLNVMPVLQQSVLCHINADISGMKVPWLYVGMVFSAFCWHIEDHWSYSINYLHWGEPKTWYGVPSFAAEHLEDVMKKLTPELFESQPDLLHQLVTLMNPNTLMAHGVPVVRTNQCAGEFVITFPRAYHSGFNQGYNFAEAVNFCTADWLPAGRQCIEHYRRLRRYCVFSHEELICKMAACPEKLDLNLAAAVHKEMFILVQEERKLRKALLDKGVTEAEREAFELLPDDERQCDKCKTTCFLSALACYDCPARLVCLYHIHHLCKCPSSRQYLRYRYTLDELPAMLHKLKVRAESFDTWANKVRIALEVEDGRKRTLEELRALESEARERKFPDNELLHRLKSCLAEAERCVSDALGLISGLETGVPAMPLSLEELRAFLERMSSVPCVMHQLADVQAVLERALAFQEEAQEALRGLPASAAQLQGLVARGARLGVAVPETRQLERQVQQAAWLEEVKRALRSPREQVPLALVRGLAQAGATVAPSPAVEKARAELQELLTIAQRWEEKAHLCLEARQKHPPATLEAIIKEAENVPVHLPNILALKEALAKARAWIADVEEIQNGDHYPCLDDLEGLVAVGRDLPVRLEELRQLEVQVGAAHSWREKASKTFLKKNSCYTLLEVLCPCADAGAASPKRTKWRREPELGLYKSDTESLGLSAQDLRDPGSVIVAFKEGERKEKEGILRLRRANALKPGPPAPGPPSCVCGRPPGPGMLCCELCRDWFHAPCVAWPRLGAQKPSPAWWEWDAKFLCPLCQRSRRPRLETILALLVALQKLPVRLPEGEALQCLTERAITWQDRARQLLASPELAGPLERLAALRQRLHGDAGALRETSRNEQPKLSLENGDAMTPEKMGPFTSDLEALGVALARLQGPVLELPEGPRRALEELLLEGDLLEVTLDEGQSLWRLLQAARAPPVDTFRHLLELEQAERRGARGRDAERRRKRRAERGELPPLPKEELEPKRSRESEPPDVAPPGAGTDHSQNGVGQL; from the exons ATGTACCAGTCGGGGGCCAACCTGGTG tgTGACGCCCGCCCCTTCGACAGCGAGGAGAAGGACAAGGAGTACAAGCCCCACAGCATCCCCCTGCGCCAGTCCGTGCAGCCCTCCAAGTTCAACAGCTACGGGCGCCGGGCCAAGCGGCTGCAGCAGGAG ccagagcccacGGAGGAGGACATCGAGAAGAACCCGGAGCTGAAGAAGCTGCAGATCTATGGGGCCGGCCCCAAGATGCTGGGCCTGGGGCTGGTGGCCAAGGACAAGACCCTGCGGAAGAAAG acaAGGAGGGCCCCGAGTGCCCCCCCACGGTGGTGGTGAAGGAGGAACCCCCCGGGGTGGATTCCCGGCCGGAGCCGCCATCACCCCGACCTTTCCTGGAGGTGAAGGAGGAGCTGAGGCACAGCCCGGAGCCCTGCACCAAGATGACCATGCGCCTGCGTCGGAGCCACGGCAACACGCAGTTC atcgACTCCTACGTATGCCGGATCTGCGCCCGCGGGGACGAGGACGACAAGCTGCTGCTGTGCGACGGCTGTGACGACAACTACCACATCTTCTGCCTGCTGCCCCCCCTGCCCGAGATCCCCAAGGGCGTCTGGCGCTGCCCCAAATGCGTCATGGCG gAGTGCAAGCGCCCCCCGGAGGCGTTCGGCTTCGAGCAGGCCACGCGGGAGTACACGCTGCAGAGCTTCGGGGAGATGGCCGACGCCTTCAAGGCCGACTACTTCAACATGCCTGTCCAC ATGGtgcccacagagctggtggagaaGGAGTTCTGGCGCCTGGTGAACAGCATCGAGGAGGACGTGACGGTGGAGTACGGCGCCGACATCCACTCCAAGGAGTTCGGCAGCGGCTTCCCCATCAGCGACAGCAAGCGGAGGCTGTGCCCCGAGGAGGAG GAGTACGCGGCCAGTGGCTGGAACCTGAACGTGATGCCGGTGCTGCAGCAGTCGGTGTTGTGCCACATCAACGCCGACATCTCGGGCATGAAGGTGCCCTGGCTCTACGTGGGCATGGTCTTCTCCGCCTTCTGCTGGCACATCGAGGACCACTGGAGCTACTCCATCAACTACCTCCACTG GGGCGAGCCCAAGACGTGGTACGGGGTGCCCTCGTTCGCAGCCGAGCACCTGGAGGACGTGATGAAGAAGCTCACCCCGGAGCTGTTCGAGAGCCAGCCGGACCTGCTGCACCAGCTCGTCACCCTCATGAACCCCAACACCCTCATGGCCCACGGCGTGCCG gtcGTCCGGACCAATCAGTGTGCGGGAGAGTTCGTCATCACTTTCCCCCGGGCCTATCACAGCGGCTTCAACCAGGGCTACAACTTCGCTGAAGCTGTGAacttctgcactgctgactgg ctgccGGCTGGGCGCCAGTGCATCGAGCATTACCGCCGCCTGCGCCGCTACTGCGTCTTCTCGCACGAGGAGCTGATCTGCAAGATGGCCGCCTGCCCCGAGAAGCTCGACCTCAACCTAGCGGCCGCCGTGCACAAGGAGATGTTCATCCTGGTGCAGGAGGAGCGCAAGCTGCGCAAGGCCCTGCTGGAcaag GGGGTGACGGAGGCGGAGCGCGAGGCCTTCGAGCTGCTCCCGGATGACGAGCGCCAGTGCGACAAGTGCAAGACGACGTGTTTCCTCTCGGCGCTGGCCTGCTACGACTGCCCCGCCCGCCTGGTCTGCCTCTACCACATCCACCACCTCTGCAAGTGCCCCAGTAGCCGCCAGTACCTCAG GTACCGCTACACGCTGGATGAGCTCCCGGCCATGCTGCACAAGCTGAAGGTTCGGGCCGAGTCCTTCGACACCTGGGCCAACAAGGTCCGAATCGCCCTGGAGGTGGAAGACGGGCGCAAGAGGA CGCTGGAGGAGCTGCGGGCGCTGGAGTCGGAGGCTCGCGAGCGCAAGTTCCCCGACAACGAGCTGCTGCATCGCCTGAAGAGCTGCCTGGCTGAGGCTGAGCGCTGCGTTTCCGACGCCCTGGGGCTCATCAGCGGCCTGGAGACCGg GGTGCCCGCCATGCCGCTGTCGCTGGAGGAGCTGCGTGCCTTCCTGGAGCGCATGAGCAGCGTGCCCTGCGTCATGCACCAGCTGGCCGACGTGCAG gcaGTGCTGGAGCGGGCGCTGGCGTTCCAGGAGGAGGCGCAGGAGGCCCTGCGGGGGCTGCCCGCCAgcgcagcccagctgcaggggcTGGTGGCACGGGGGGCACGGCTGGGCGTGGCCGTGCCCGAGACGCGCCAGCTGGAGCGccaggtgcagcaggcggcctggCTGGAGGAGGTGAAGCGGGCGCTGCGCTCGCCCCGTGAGCAGGTGCCCCTGGCCCTGGTGCGGGGCTTGGCCCAGGCCGGTGCCACCGTGGCCCCCAGCCCAGCCGTGGAGAAGGCCCGAGCCgagctccaggagctgctgaCCATCGCCCAGCGCTGGGAGGAGAAGGCCCACCTCTGCCTCGAGGCCAG gcagaagCACCCCCCGGCCACGCTGGAAGCCATCATCAAGGAGGCGGAGAACGTCCCCGTGCACCTGCCCAACATCCTGGCCCTGAAGGAAGCGCTGGCCAAAGCCCGGGCCTGGATCGCCGACGTGGAGGAGATCCAG AACGGGGATCACTACCCCTGCCTGGACGACCTGGAGGGGCTGGTGGCCGTGGGCCGGGACCTGCCCGTGCGGCTGGAGGAGCTGCGCCAGCTGGAGGTGCAGGTGGGCGCGGCGCACTCCTGGCGCGAGAAGGCCTCCAAGACCTTCCTCAAGAAGAACTCGTGCTACACGCTgctggag gtgCTGTGCCCCTGTGCGGACGCTGGCGCGGCCAGCCCCAAGCGCACCAAGTGGCGGCGGGAGCCGGAGCTCGGCCTCTACAAGTCGGACACCGAGAGCCTGGGGCTGTCGGCTCAGGACCTGCGGGACCCTGGCTCCGTG aTTGTGGCGTTCAAGGAGGGCGAGCGGAAGGAGAAGGAGGGCATCCTGCGGCTGCGCCGCGCCAATGCGCTGAAGCCTGGcccccccgcgcccggcccccCCTCCTGCGTGTGCGGCCGGCCGCCCGGGCCCGGCATGCTGTGCTGCGAGCTCTGCCGCGACTGGTTCCACGCCCCCTGCGTGGCCTGGCCCCGCCTGGGCGCCCAGAAGCCCTCGCCCGCCTGGTGGGAGTGGGACGCCAAGTTCCTGTGCCCGCTGTGCCAGCGCTCCCGCCGCCCGCGCCTCGAGACCATCCTGGCCCTGCTGGTGGCCTTGCAGAAGCTGCCGGTGCGGCTGCCCGAGGGCGAGGCCCTGCAGTGCCTGACGGAGCGCGCCATCACCTGGCAGGACCGCGCCCGCCAGCTGCTGGCCTCGCCCGAGCTGGCCGGGCCCCTGGAGCGCCTGGCGGCCCTGCGCCAACGGCTGCACGGGGACGCCGGCGCCCTGCGGGAGACCAGCCGCAACGAGCAACCCAAG ctctcccTAGAGAACGGGGACGCCATGACGCCGGAGAAGATGGGACCCTTCACCTCTG ACCTGGAGGCGCTGGGCGTGGCGCTGGCACGGCTGCAGGGCCCGGTGCTGGAGCTGCCCGAGGGGCCGCGGCGGgcgctggaggagctgctccTGGAGGGCGACCTGCTGGAGGTGacgctggacgaggggcagagcctctggaggctGCTGCAGGCCGCCCGGGCGCCCCCCGTTGACACCTTCCGCCACCTGCTGgag ctggagcaggcggagcggcgcggggcccgGGGCCGGGATGCCGAGCGGCGCCGGAAGCGCCGGGCTGAgcggggggagctgccccccctACCGAAGGAGGAGTTAGAGCCAAAGAGGAGCCGGGAGAGCGAGCCCCCCGATGTGGCCCCCCCCGGGGCCGGCACCGACCACAGCCAGAACGGTGTCGGG CAGTTGTGA
- the KDM5C gene encoding lysine-specific demethylase 5C isoform X3 → MYQSGANLVQCDARPFDSEEKDKEYKPHSIPLRQSVQPSKFNSYGRRAKRLQQEPEPTEEDIEKNPELKKLQIYGAGPKMLGLGLVAKDKTLRKKDKEGPECPPTVVVKEEPPGVDSRPEPPSPRPFLEVKEELRHSPEPCTKMTMRLRRSHGNTQFIDSYVCRICARGDEDDKLLLCDGCDDNYHIFCLLPPLPEIPKGVWRCPKCVMAECKRPPEAFGFEQATREYTLQSFGEMADAFKADYFNMPVHMVPTELVEKEFWRLVNSIEEDVTVEYGADIHSKEFGSGFPISDSKRRLCPEEEEYAASGWNLNVMPVLQQSVLCHINADISGMKVPWLYVGMVFSAFCWHIEDHWSYSINYLHWGEPKTWYGVPSFAAEHLEDVMKKLTPELFESQPDLLHQLVTLMNPNTLMAHGVPVVRTNQCAGEFVITFPRAYHSGFNQGYNFAEAVNFCTADWLPAGRQCIEHYRRLRRYCVFSHEELICKMAACPEKLDLNLAAAVHKEMFILVQEERKLRKALLDKGVTEAEREAFELLPDDERQCDKCKTTCFLSALACYDCPARLVCLYHIHHLCKCPSSRQYLRYRYTLDELPAMLHKLKVRAESFDTWANKVRIALEVEDGRKRTLEELRALESEARERKFPDNELLHRLKSCLAEAERCVSDALGLISGLETGVPAMPLSLEELRAFLERMSSVPCVMHQLADVQAVLERALAFQEEAQEALRGLPASAAQLQGLVARGARLGVAVPETRQLERQVQQAAWLEEVKRALRSPREQVPLALVRGLAQAGATVAPSPAVEKARAELQELLTIAQRWEEKAHLCLEARQKHPPATLEAIIKEAENVPVHLPNILALKEALAKARAWIADVEEIQNGDHYPCLDDLEGLVAVGRDLPVRLEELRQLEVQVGAAHSWREKASKTFLKKNSCYTLLEVLCPCADAGAASPKRTKWRREPELGLYKSDTESLGLSAQDLRDPGSVIVAFKEGERKEKEGILRLRRANALKPGPPAPGPPSCVCGRPPGPGMLCCELCRDWFHAPCVAWPRLGAQKPSPAWWEWDAKFLCPLCQRSRRPRLETILALLVALQKLPVRLPEGEALQCLTERAITWQDRARQLLASPELAGPLERLAALRQRLHGDAGALRETSRNEQPKLSLENGDAMTPEKMGPFTSDLEALGVALARLQGPVLELPEGPRRALEELLLEGDLLEVTLDEGQSLWRLLQAARAPPVDTFRHLLELEQAERRGARGRDAERRRKRRAERGELPPLPKEELEPKRSRESEPPDVAPPGAGTDHSQNGVGQL, encoded by the exons ATGTACCAGTCGGGGGCCAACCTGGTG cagtgTGACGCCCGCCCCTTCGACAGCGAGGAGAAGGACAAGGAGTACAAGCCCCACAGCATCCCCCTGCGCCAGTCCGTGCAGCCCTCCAAGTTCAACAGCTACGGGCGCCGGGCCAAGCGGCTGCAGCAGGAG ccagagcccacGGAGGAGGACATCGAGAAGAACCCGGAGCTGAAGAAGCTGCAGATCTATGGGGCCGGCCCCAAGATGCTGGGCCTGGGGCTGGTGGCCAAGGACAAGACCCTGCGGAAGAAAG acaAGGAGGGCCCCGAGTGCCCCCCCACGGTGGTGGTGAAGGAGGAACCCCCCGGGGTGGATTCCCGGCCGGAGCCGCCATCACCCCGACCTTTCCTGGAGGTGAAGGAGGAGCTGAGGCACAGCCCGGAGCCCTGCACCAAGATGACCATGCGCCTGCGTCGGAGCCACGGCAACACGCAGTTC atcgACTCCTACGTATGCCGGATCTGCGCCCGCGGGGACGAGGACGACAAGCTGCTGCTGTGCGACGGCTGTGACGACAACTACCACATCTTCTGCCTGCTGCCCCCCCTGCCCGAGATCCCCAAGGGCGTCTGGCGCTGCCCCAAATGCGTCATGGCG gAGTGCAAGCGCCCCCCGGAGGCGTTCGGCTTCGAGCAGGCCACGCGGGAGTACACGCTGCAGAGCTTCGGGGAGATGGCCGACGCCTTCAAGGCCGACTACTTCAACATGCCTGTCCAC ATGGtgcccacagagctggtggagaaGGAGTTCTGGCGCCTGGTGAACAGCATCGAGGAGGACGTGACGGTGGAGTACGGCGCCGACATCCACTCCAAGGAGTTCGGCAGCGGCTTCCCCATCAGCGACAGCAAGCGGAGGCTGTGCCCCGAGGAGGAG GAGTACGCGGCCAGTGGCTGGAACCTGAACGTGATGCCGGTGCTGCAGCAGTCGGTGTTGTGCCACATCAACGCCGACATCTCGGGCATGAAGGTGCCCTGGCTCTACGTGGGCATGGTCTTCTCCGCCTTCTGCTGGCACATCGAGGACCACTGGAGCTACTCCATCAACTACCTCCACTG GGGCGAGCCCAAGACGTGGTACGGGGTGCCCTCGTTCGCAGCCGAGCACCTGGAGGACGTGATGAAGAAGCTCACCCCGGAGCTGTTCGAGAGCCAGCCGGACCTGCTGCACCAGCTCGTCACCCTCATGAACCCCAACACCCTCATGGCCCACGGCGTGCCG gtcGTCCGGACCAATCAGTGTGCGGGAGAGTTCGTCATCACTTTCCCCCGGGCCTATCACAGCGGCTTCAACCAGGGCTACAACTTCGCTGAAGCTGTGAacttctgcactgctgactgg ctgccGGCTGGGCGCCAGTGCATCGAGCATTACCGCCGCCTGCGCCGCTACTGCGTCTTCTCGCACGAGGAGCTGATCTGCAAGATGGCCGCCTGCCCCGAGAAGCTCGACCTCAACCTAGCGGCCGCCGTGCACAAGGAGATGTTCATCCTGGTGCAGGAGGAGCGCAAGCTGCGCAAGGCCCTGCTGGAcaag GGGGTGACGGAGGCGGAGCGCGAGGCCTTCGAGCTGCTCCCGGATGACGAGCGCCAGTGCGACAAGTGCAAGACGACGTGTTTCCTCTCGGCGCTGGCCTGCTACGACTGCCCCGCCCGCCTGGTCTGCCTCTACCACATCCACCACCTCTGCAAGTGCCCCAGTAGCCGCCAGTACCTCAG GTACCGCTACACGCTGGATGAGCTCCCGGCCATGCTGCACAAGCTGAAGGTTCGGGCCGAGTCCTTCGACACCTGGGCCAACAAGGTCCGAATCGCCCTGGAGGTGGAAGACGGGCGCAAGAGGA CGCTGGAGGAGCTGCGGGCGCTGGAGTCGGAGGCTCGCGAGCGCAAGTTCCCCGACAACGAGCTGCTGCATCGCCTGAAGAGCTGCCTGGCTGAGGCTGAGCGCTGCGTTTCCGACGCCCTGGGGCTCATCAGCGGCCTGGAGACCGg GGTGCCCGCCATGCCGCTGTCGCTGGAGGAGCTGCGTGCCTTCCTGGAGCGCATGAGCAGCGTGCCCTGCGTCATGCACCAGCTGGCCGACGTGCAG gcaGTGCTGGAGCGGGCGCTGGCGTTCCAGGAGGAGGCGCAGGAGGCCCTGCGGGGGCTGCCCGCCAgcgcagcccagctgcaggggcTGGTGGCACGGGGGGCACGGCTGGGCGTGGCCGTGCCCGAGACGCGCCAGCTGGAGCGccaggtgcagcaggcggcctggCTGGAGGAGGTGAAGCGGGCGCTGCGCTCGCCCCGTGAGCAGGTGCCCCTGGCCCTGGTGCGGGGCTTGGCCCAGGCCGGTGCCACCGTGGCCCCCAGCCCAGCCGTGGAGAAGGCCCGAGCCgagctccaggagctgctgaCCATCGCCCAGCGCTGGGAGGAGAAGGCCCACCTCTGCCTCGAGGCCAG gcagaagCACCCCCCGGCCACGCTGGAAGCCATCATCAAGGAGGCGGAGAACGTCCCCGTGCACCTGCCCAACATCCTGGCCCTGAAGGAAGCGCTGGCCAAAGCCCGGGCCTGGATCGCCGACGTGGAGGAGATCCAG AACGGGGATCACTACCCCTGCCTGGACGACCTGGAGGGGCTGGTGGCCGTGGGCCGGGACCTGCCCGTGCGGCTGGAGGAGCTGCGCCAGCTGGAGGTGCAGGTGGGCGCGGCGCACTCCTGGCGCGAGAAGGCCTCCAAGACCTTCCTCAAGAAGAACTCGTGCTACACGCTgctggag gtgCTGTGCCCCTGTGCGGACGCTGGCGCGGCCAGCCCCAAGCGCACCAAGTGGCGGCGGGAGCCGGAGCTCGGCCTCTACAAGTCGGACACCGAGAGCCTGGGGCTGTCGGCTCAGGACCTGCGGGACCCTGGCTCCGTG aTTGTGGCGTTCAAGGAGGGCGAGCGGAAGGAGAAGGAGGGCATCCTGCGGCTGCGCCGCGCCAATGCGCTGAAGCCTGGcccccccgcgcccggcccccCCTCCTGCGTGTGCGGCCGGCCGCCCGGGCCCGGCATGCTGTGCTGCGAGCTCTGCCGCGACTGGTTCCACGCCCCCTGCGTGGCCTGGCCCCGCCTGGGCGCCCAGAAGCCCTCGCCCGCCTGGTGGGAGTGGGACGCCAAGTTCCTGTGCCCGCTGTGCCAGCGCTCCCGCCGCCCGCGCCTCGAGACCATCCTGGCCCTGCTGGTGGCCTTGCAGAAGCTGCCGGTGCGGCTGCCCGAGGGCGAGGCCCTGCAGTGCCTGACGGAGCGCGCCATCACCTGGCAGGACCGCGCCCGCCAGCTGCTGGCCTCGCCCGAGCTGGCCGGGCCCCTGGAGCGCCTGGCGGCCCTGCGCCAACGGCTGCACGGGGACGCCGGCGCCCTGCGGGAGACCAGCCGCAACGAGCAACCCAAG ctctcccTAGAGAACGGGGACGCCATGACGCCGGAGAAGATGGGACCCTTCACCTCTG ACCTGGAGGCGCTGGGCGTGGCGCTGGCACGGCTGCAGGGCCCGGTGCTGGAGCTGCCCGAGGGGCCGCGGCGGgcgctggaggagctgctccTGGAGGGCGACCTGCTGGAGGTGacgctggacgaggggcagagcctctggaggctGCTGCAGGCCGCCCGGGCGCCCCCCGTTGACACCTTCCGCCACCTGCTGgag ctggagcaggcggagcggcgcggggcccgGGGCCGGGATGCCGAGCGGCGCCGGAAGCGCCGGGCTGAgcggggggagctgccccccctACCGAAGGAGGAGTTAGAGCCAAAGAGGAGCCGGGAGAGCGAGCCCCCCGATGTGGCCCCCCCCGGGGCCGGCACCGACCACAGCCAGAACGGTGTCGGG CAGTTGTGA